From a single Osmerus mordax isolate fOsmMor3 chromosome 6, fOsmMor3.pri, whole genome shotgun sequence genomic region:
- the ntd5 gene encoding beta-2-glycoprotein 1-like isoform X1 gives MDLVILLLSVWALSSPVSAQVPAAASDLCPDRLLGNERIRTCPKPCTQDKDCGNKRQCLCDGQCGLSCVAPGRSCPWPLPLGEHLEARLLSPTPSFSALLEVRCDPGFTLPNGLDVAIRRCQGDRQWSGDEPICTDSAADPTPTQMCVIPTESSADPTPTQMICPRPEDDILHTNGTGTLGDTVQYSCLFGYTLVGSRENLCQHDQTWQYPHPICQKSFCPPPKEVENGYVVAVQKTEYEAGFETHFLCKKNFLLDGPNQIFCLSNGSWSASPPFCRARCLIPAERSRIVIGGVKRWPYDVTDAMVPHGEKVTFFCKHPSQQCSLAASESCFDGKLNQPHCYLEPTWLQYKLFPHRLVSEIEACEPGDVK, from the exons ATGGACTTGGTGATtctgctgctctctgtgtgggCTCTGTCCAGCCCTGTGTCTGCCCAGGTCCCAG cTGCAGCGTCTGATCTCTGTCCTGATAGGCTCCTGGGTAATGAGAGGATAAGGACGTGTCCAAAACCGTGCACTCAGGACAAAGACTGTGGCAACAAGCGCCAGTGTCTTTGTGATGGCCAGTGTGGCCTCAGCTGCGTggccccag GTCGTTCTTGTCCCTGGCCTCTGCCCCTTGGTGAACATTTGGAGgcccgcctcctctctcccaccccctccttctccgcTCTCCTGGAGGTGCGCTGTGACCCTGGATTCACTCTGCCCAACGGCCTGGACGTAGCCATCCGTCGTTGCCAAGGAGACCGGCAATGGAGCGGAGACGAGCCGATCTGCACAG ACTCCGCAGCAGATCCCACTCCCACCCAGATGTGTGTGATCCCTACAGAATCCTCCGCagatcccacccccacccagatgATCTGCCCACGGCCAGAGGACGACATCTTACACACCAATGGAACTGGAACTTTGGGAGACACCGTTCAGTACAGCTGTCTgtttgg ATACACGCTGGTAGGAAGCAGAGAGAATCTCTGTCAACACGATCAGACGTGGCAGTACCCTCACCCCATCTGTCAGA agagcttCTGTCCGCCCCCCAAGGAGGTGGAGAACGGCTATGTGGTGGCCGTTCAGAAGACAGAGTATGAGGCGGGCTTTGAGACCCACTTCCTCTGCAAAAAGAACTTCCTATTGGACGGGCCCAACCAGATCTTCTGTCTGTCAAACGGCAGCTGGAGTGCCTCCCCCCCGTTCTGCAGAG CTCGCTGTCTGATCCCTGCCGAGCGGAGCCGGATCGTGATTGGTGGAGTGAAGCGCTGGCCTTATGATGTCACAGACGCCATGGTTCCACACGGGGAGAAGGTGACGTTCTTCTGTAAGCACCCGAGCCAGCAGTGCAGCCTCGCGGCGTCGGAGAGCTGCTTCGACGGGAAGCTCAACCAACCGCACTGCTACCTTG AACCCACCTGGCTCCAGTACAAGCTCTTCCCTCATCGCCTGGTGTCCGAGATCGAGGCATGTGAACCTGGTGACGTGAAATAA
- the ntd5 gene encoding beta-2-glycoprotein 1-like isoform X2, protein MDLVILLLSVWALSSPVSAQVPAAASDLCPDRLLGNERIRTCPKPCTQDKDCGNKRQCLCDGQCGLSCVAPGRSCPWPLPLGEHLEARLLSPTPSFSALLEVRCDPGFTLPNGLDVAIRRCQGDRQWSGDEPICTESSADPTPTQMICPRPEDDILHTNGTGTLGDTVQYSCLFGYTLVGSRENLCQHDQTWQYPHPICQKSFCPPPKEVENGYVVAVQKTEYEAGFETHFLCKKNFLLDGPNQIFCLSNGSWSASPPFCRARCLIPAERSRIVIGGVKRWPYDVTDAMVPHGEKVTFFCKHPSQQCSLAASESCFDGKLNQPHCYLEPTWLQYKLFPHRLVSEIEACEPGDVK, encoded by the exons ATGGACTTGGTGATtctgctgctctctgtgtgggCTCTGTCCAGCCCTGTGTCTGCCCAGGTCCCAG cTGCAGCGTCTGATCTCTGTCCTGATAGGCTCCTGGGTAATGAGAGGATAAGGACGTGTCCAAAACCGTGCACTCAGGACAAAGACTGTGGCAACAAGCGCCAGTGTCTTTGTGATGGCCAGTGTGGCCTCAGCTGCGTggccccag GTCGTTCTTGTCCCTGGCCTCTGCCCCTTGGTGAACATTTGGAGgcccgcctcctctctcccaccccctccttctccgcTCTCCTGGAGGTGCGCTGTGACCCTGGATTCACTCTGCCCAACGGCCTGGACGTAGCCATCCGTCGTTGCCAAGGAGACCGGCAATGGAGCGGAGACGAGCCGATCTGCACAG AATCCTCCGCagatcccacccccacccagatgATCTGCCCACGGCCAGAGGACGACATCTTACACACCAATGGAACTGGAACTTTGGGAGACACCGTTCAGTACAGCTGTCTgtttgg ATACACGCTGGTAGGAAGCAGAGAGAATCTCTGTCAACACGATCAGACGTGGCAGTACCCTCACCCCATCTGTCAGA agagcttCTGTCCGCCCCCCAAGGAGGTGGAGAACGGCTATGTGGTGGCCGTTCAGAAGACAGAGTATGAGGCGGGCTTTGAGACCCACTTCCTCTGCAAAAAGAACTTCCTATTGGACGGGCCCAACCAGATCTTCTGTCTGTCAAACGGCAGCTGGAGTGCCTCCCCCCCGTTCTGCAGAG CTCGCTGTCTGATCCCTGCCGAGCGGAGCCGGATCGTGATTGGTGGAGTGAAGCGCTGGCCTTATGATGTCACAGACGCCATGGTTCCACACGGGGAGAAGGTGACGTTCTTCTGTAAGCACCCGAGCCAGCAGTGCAGCCTCGCGGCGTCGGAGAGCTGCTTCGACGGGAAGCTCAACCAACCGCACTGCTACCTTG AACCCACCTGGCTCCAGTACAAGCTCTTCCCTCATCGCCTGGTGTCCGAGATCGAGGCATGTGAACCTGGTGACGTGAAATAA
- the si:dkeyp-69b9.3 gene encoding myocardin isoform X1: MTLLASERSLFIRNKFRSVLQLRIQNRRQQNEINADSGLKSTCPSQKGEKCQSEALRLTDDGATQKSPPGGLNTETAQVRSVCGGQREKKAKLAEDLSEVIHCRQGPLDLVHKHALPLENYPVSFPHTSDVFEDDISSYSSSSSPEQLGVHQSPAFSSSPGLSGDQSLSDLSPLGPPLTHSPTHAQPGLALLPATEGTSQPMSMTVADSNSMATTGRPKGMYLTSQNTPLLPKTALSPSSSSPSSLFSSLLSTRPSRPQKPRDSIPKMRKLKYHQYIPPDQRGGAAGGPAAQKSPAPAQTLDPAYTRLLQQQQVFLQLQILQNQQSQQQNQGPQQQNQQSQQQNQGPQQQNQQSQQQNQGLQQQLSLAPSGEANQTVRFPGATPQPVSTVTNPTLVDRGPTHKPELLPANLVDMTVSDLRQQLRKRGLPVSGTKPTLLQRLHPFQLSHTCLTPTPISQLGPSLDPLTPPSLPPTNRSPNSSPSSGPDTPGSPVQQVVYAQPCGLPNGTPGGVPTGIPSGVPNGILNRLPQGMSVSVRGDARGLSGAVFLAPAATPSSSPSPGLPLSSPSPSPSCSSPLQHGAPWRSEREQHQHQHQQELSLELEMRERIRSRPREWASRTGSEACGGPLHLFLQQEPGCPRGKPEDGQTEVLFTQVFCCQPCDVIGQDFELPMQITASPVQAPPSVRSLEEELQEAIQKAQMDPSQSIDDILDEPISCVESLPASKSDLQSPVNCFPVPSPPSLSDQSQPSQRHSKDDNFLSSPLCSSLLLELPPSPATTVTPQAALPPPPLCSSPLPSTVTSRKRRAPSSFDPAEWLETLTSGLRPLSPPVAPFVETDFGLDSDLNVSRVLDLMVEQW, from the exons aTGACGTTGCTGGCCTCTGAGAGGTCGCTTTTCATCCGGAACAAATTCCGCTCAG tcctgcagtTGAGGATTCAGAACCGAAGGCAACAGAATGAAATCAATGCCGACTCTG GGTTGAAATCTACCTGTCCCTCTCAAAAAGGAGAGAAATGCCAGAGTGAAGCTCTG CGTCTAACTGATGACGGTGCCACTCAGAAGTCGCCCCCTGGTGGTCTGAACACTGAAACTGCACAAG tcaggagtgtgtgtggaggccagagggagaagaaggcCAAGCTTGCGGAGGACCTCAGTGAAGTGATCCACTGCCGGCAGGGTCCCCTTGACCTTGTGCACAAACACGCCCTGCCCCTGGAGAACT accctgtctccttcccccACACCTCTGATGTCTTCGAAGATGAcatctcctcctactcctcctcctcgtcacccGAGCAACTCGGGGTCCACCAATCTCCAGCCTTCTCCTCGTCGCCAGGGCTCTCAGGCGACCAATCACTAAGTGACCTGTCACCTTTGGGTCCGCCCCTTacccacagccccactcacGCTCAG CCTGGCTTGGCGTTGCTCCCGGCAACCGAGGGCACCAGCCAGCCAATGAGCATGACCGTGGCTGATTCAAACTCCATGGCAACAACCGGGAGACCAAAAGGGATGTATCTGACCTCCCAGAACACACCCCTGCTGCCAAAG ACAGCGctgtctcccagctcctcctccccctcctccctgttctcctccctcttgtccACCCGTCCCTCGCGCCCACAGAAACCGCGGGATTCCATACCCAAGATGAGGAAACTCAAGTATCACCAGTACATTCCTCCCGACCAGCGAGGAGGGGCTGCAG GGGGGCCGGCCGCTCAGAAGAGCCCTGCCCCCGCCCAGACCCTTGACCCCGCCTACACAcgcctcctccagcagcagcaagtgttcctccagctgcagatcctccagaaccagcagagccagcagcagaaccagggcccacagcagcagaaccagcagagccagcagcagaaccagggcccacagcagcagaaccagcagaGCCAGCAGCAGAACCAGGGCCTACAGCAGCAGCTATCCTTGGCCCCCAG CGGAGAAGCCAATCAGACGGTTAGGTTCCCTGGGGCCACGCCGCAGCCAGTTTCCACGGTAACAAACCCCACCCTGGTGGATAGAGGTCCCACCCACAAGCCAGAACTACTGCCTGCTAACCTCGTTGACATGACG GTGTCAGATTTGCGGCAGCAGCTGCGTAAGCGAGGCCTTCCTGTATCCGGCACCAAGCCGACTCTCCTGCAGAGACTCCACCCCTTCCAGCTGTCCCACAcctgcctcacccccacccccatcagcCAACTGGGCCCCAGCCTGGACCCCCTCACCCCGCCCTCGTTGCCACCCACCAACCGGAGCCCAaactccagccccagctctGGACCGGACACCCCCGGGAGCCCGGTCCAGCAGGTCGTGTACGCCCAGCCCTGCGGACTTCCTAATGGAACTCCCGGCGGCGTTCCCACTGGCATTCCAAGCGGAGTTCCGAACGGAATCCTGAATCGTCTTCCCCAAGGGATGTCGGTGAGCGTGCGTGGGGACGCGCGCGGCCTGTCCGGCGCGGTCTTCCTGGCCCCCGCCGCGACGccgtcctccagccccagcccgggccttcccctctcctccccatcgccctcgccctcctgctcctctcccctgcagcaTGGCGCCCCCTGGCGGTCGGAGCGggagcagcaccagcaccagcaccagcaggagctgagcctggagctggagatgagggagaggatcAGGAGCCGACCCAGGGAGTGGGCCTCCAGGACGGGCAGCGAG gCTTGTGGAGGACCTCTCCATCTGTTTCTGCAACAGGAGCCTGGATGTCCTCGGGGGAAACCTGAGGACGGTCAGACCGAGGTCCTCTTCACCCAG GTCTTCTGCTGCCAGCCATGCGACGTGATTGGCCAGGACTTTGAGCTGCCCATGCAGATCACAGCCAGCCCTGTACAAGCCCCGCCCAGCGTCCgcagtctggaggaggagctgcaggaggcCATTCAGAAAGCacag ATGGACCCCAGCCAGTCCATAGACGACATTCTGGACGAGCCAATCAGCTGCGTGG AGTCTCTCCCCGCCTCCAAGTCTGATCTCCAATCCCCAGTCAACTGCTTTCcggtcccctcccctccttccctatcCGACCAATCCCAGCCTTCCCAGCGCCATTCAAAGGATGACAACTTCCTGTCCTCGCCCCTGTGCTCCTCCCTGCTGCTCGAGCTACCTCCGTCGCCTGCGACCACGGTTACGCCGCAGGcggccctccccccgccccccctctgctcctccccgctcccctccACCGTGACCTCGCGGAAAAGGCGGGCTCCGTCGAGCTTTGACCCTGCCGAATGGCTCGAGACGCTTACCTCCGGGCTCCGCCCCCTCAGCCCTCCAGTCGCCCCGTTCGTAGAGACCGACTTTGGGCTCGACTCAGACCTGAACGTCAGCCGGGTGCTGGATCTCATGGTGGAGCAGTGGTGA
- the si:dkeyp-69b9.3 gene encoding myocardin isoform X2, with protein MTLLASERSLFIRNKFRSVLQLRIQNRRQQNEINADSGLKSTCPSQKGEKCQSEALRLTDDGATQKSPPGGLNTETAQVRSVCGGQREKKAKLAEDLSEVIHCRQGPLDLVHKHALPLENYPVSFPHTSDVFEDDISSYSSSSSPEQLGVHQSPAFSSSPGLSGDQSLSDLSPLGPPLTHSPTHAQTALSPSSSSPSSLFSSLLSTRPSRPQKPRDSIPKMRKLKYHQYIPPDQRGGAAGGPAAQKSPAPAQTLDPAYTRLLQQQQVFLQLQILQNQQSQQQNQGPQQQNQQSQQQNQGPQQQNQQSQQQNQGLQQQLSLAPSGEANQTVRFPGATPQPVSTVTNPTLVDRGPTHKPELLPANLVDMTVSDLRQQLRKRGLPVSGTKPTLLQRLHPFQLSHTCLTPTPISQLGPSLDPLTPPSLPPTNRSPNSSPSSGPDTPGSPVQQVVYAQPCGLPNGTPGGVPTGIPSGVPNGILNRLPQGMSVSVRGDARGLSGAVFLAPAATPSSSPSPGLPLSSPSPSPSCSSPLQHGAPWRSEREQHQHQHQQELSLELEMRERIRSRPREWASRTGSEACGGPLHLFLQQEPGCPRGKPEDGQTEVLFTQVFCCQPCDVIGQDFELPMQITASPVQAPPSVRSLEEELQEAIQKAQMDPSQSIDDILDEPISCVESLPASKSDLQSPVNCFPVPSPPSLSDQSQPSQRHSKDDNFLSSPLCSSLLLELPPSPATTVTPQAALPPPPLCSSPLPSTVTSRKRRAPSSFDPAEWLETLTSGLRPLSPPVAPFVETDFGLDSDLNVSRVLDLMVEQW; from the exons aTGACGTTGCTGGCCTCTGAGAGGTCGCTTTTCATCCGGAACAAATTCCGCTCAG tcctgcagtTGAGGATTCAGAACCGAAGGCAACAGAATGAAATCAATGCCGACTCTG GGTTGAAATCTACCTGTCCCTCTCAAAAAGGAGAGAAATGCCAGAGTGAAGCTCTG CGTCTAACTGATGACGGTGCCACTCAGAAGTCGCCCCCTGGTGGTCTGAACACTGAAACTGCACAAG tcaggagtgtgtgtggaggccagagggagaagaaggcCAAGCTTGCGGAGGACCTCAGTGAAGTGATCCACTGCCGGCAGGGTCCCCTTGACCTTGTGCACAAACACGCCCTGCCCCTGGAGAACT accctgtctccttcccccACACCTCTGATGTCTTCGAAGATGAcatctcctcctactcctcctcctcgtcacccGAGCAACTCGGGGTCCACCAATCTCCAGCCTTCTCCTCGTCGCCAGGGCTCTCAGGCGACCAATCACTAAGTGACCTGTCACCTTTGGGTCCGCCCCTTacccacagccccactcacGCTCAG ACAGCGctgtctcccagctcctcctccccctcctccctgttctcctccctcttgtccACCCGTCCCTCGCGCCCACAGAAACCGCGGGATTCCATACCCAAGATGAGGAAACTCAAGTATCACCAGTACATTCCTCCCGACCAGCGAGGAGGGGCTGCAG GGGGGCCGGCCGCTCAGAAGAGCCCTGCCCCCGCCCAGACCCTTGACCCCGCCTACACAcgcctcctccagcagcagcaagtgttcctccagctgcagatcctccagaaccagcagagccagcagcagaaccagggcccacagcagcagaaccagcagagccagcagcagaaccagggcccacagcagcagaaccagcagaGCCAGCAGCAGAACCAGGGCCTACAGCAGCAGCTATCCTTGGCCCCCAG CGGAGAAGCCAATCAGACGGTTAGGTTCCCTGGGGCCACGCCGCAGCCAGTTTCCACGGTAACAAACCCCACCCTGGTGGATAGAGGTCCCACCCACAAGCCAGAACTACTGCCTGCTAACCTCGTTGACATGACG GTGTCAGATTTGCGGCAGCAGCTGCGTAAGCGAGGCCTTCCTGTATCCGGCACCAAGCCGACTCTCCTGCAGAGACTCCACCCCTTCCAGCTGTCCCACAcctgcctcacccccacccccatcagcCAACTGGGCCCCAGCCTGGACCCCCTCACCCCGCCCTCGTTGCCACCCACCAACCGGAGCCCAaactccagccccagctctGGACCGGACACCCCCGGGAGCCCGGTCCAGCAGGTCGTGTACGCCCAGCCCTGCGGACTTCCTAATGGAACTCCCGGCGGCGTTCCCACTGGCATTCCAAGCGGAGTTCCGAACGGAATCCTGAATCGTCTTCCCCAAGGGATGTCGGTGAGCGTGCGTGGGGACGCGCGCGGCCTGTCCGGCGCGGTCTTCCTGGCCCCCGCCGCGACGccgtcctccagccccagcccgggccttcccctctcctccccatcgccctcgccctcctgctcctctcccctgcagcaTGGCGCCCCCTGGCGGTCGGAGCGggagcagcaccagcaccagcaccagcaggagctgagcctggagctggagatgagggagaggatcAGGAGCCGACCCAGGGAGTGGGCCTCCAGGACGGGCAGCGAG gCTTGTGGAGGACCTCTCCATCTGTTTCTGCAACAGGAGCCTGGATGTCCTCGGGGGAAACCTGAGGACGGTCAGACCGAGGTCCTCTTCACCCAG GTCTTCTGCTGCCAGCCATGCGACGTGATTGGCCAGGACTTTGAGCTGCCCATGCAGATCACAGCCAGCCCTGTACAAGCCCCGCCCAGCGTCCgcagtctggaggaggagctgcaggaggcCATTCAGAAAGCacag ATGGACCCCAGCCAGTCCATAGACGACATTCTGGACGAGCCAATCAGCTGCGTGG AGTCTCTCCCCGCCTCCAAGTCTGATCTCCAATCCCCAGTCAACTGCTTTCcggtcccctcccctccttccctatcCGACCAATCCCAGCCTTCCCAGCGCCATTCAAAGGATGACAACTTCCTGTCCTCGCCCCTGTGCTCCTCCCTGCTGCTCGAGCTACCTCCGTCGCCTGCGACCACGGTTACGCCGCAGGcggccctccccccgccccccctctgctcctccccgctcccctccACCGTGACCTCGCGGAAAAGGCGGGCTCCGTCGAGCTTTGACCCTGCCGAATGGCTCGAGACGCTTACCTCCGGGCTCCGCCCCCTCAGCCCTCCAGTCGCCCCGTTCGTAGAGACCGACTTTGGGCTCGACTCAGACCTGAACGTCAGCCGGGTGCTGGATCTCATGGTGGAGCAGTGGTGA